CGGTCATCTCGACCTGCTGGACTGCGCGAAACTCGGCGGACTCCGGGTGGATATCTTTCTGCCGACGCCGACATCCGAGGCCGCCTGACAGCAATCGCCTGCGCGTCCGGTCTTGACGGCTATCCCTCTGAGTACTGTCGCGTTACGCTTCCAGCCCATGAAATCCGCCGTCCTGCTTCTCGCTTCCCATACTGCCGTGCTCGGCATCGGCTTTGCGCTGGGCATCTACGCGCTGCCCATCCTGACCGCACCCGCGCCACCCACCGCGGCCGAAGCCGCGTCGGCTGCGGGTGGCGCGATGTTCACCGGCGAGTTCCGGCGCGACCTGAAGGACAGCGATCTGCTGCACTGGGGCGAAGGCAGGGTGTCGATCGGTCGCGAGCGCATCGCGCTGACCGGCCGGCTGGCACCCGGGCCGGATTACAAGCTCTACCTGTCGCCCGAGTTCGTCGAGACCGAAGTCGATTTCGCGCGCCTGAAATCGGCCATGGTGCGCGTGGGCGACGTGCGCACCTTCGACAACTTCGTCGTCGAGGTACCGCCTGCTATCGATGTCGCGCGCTACACGACAGTCATCGTCTGGTGCGAGTCCTTCGGCCAGTTCATCACCGCCGCCCGCTATCGCTGATG
The sequence above is a segment of the Methyloversatilis sp. RAC08 genome. Coding sequences within it:
- a CDS encoding DM13 domain-containing protein — its product is MKSAVLLLASHTAVLGIGFALGIYALPILTAPAPPTAAEAASAAGGAMFTGEFRRDLKDSDLLHWGEGRVSIGRERIALTGRLAPGPDYKLYLSPEFVETEVDFARLKSAMVRVGDVRTFDNFVVEVPPAIDVARYTTVIVWCESFGQFITAARYR